A stretch of DNA from Cannabis sativa cultivar Pink pepper isolate KNU-18-1 chromosome X, ASM2916894v1, whole genome shotgun sequence:
ACCCTCAACAATCATTTCTAATTCCTATTAAAGAATGTAATTTCAGTTACCAATCAAACTATTAATCCCGCAGATAACGCTGAAGCAGTCAATTATCCCAATCTCCCTATTGTATGTAATCAAGGCGAAGCgctcaataattaactcttttacctaaagcagtaaatccacgaagcatgcaatttatttaacttagataaaGCATTGAGATTTATGAAGATAGACTAATCTAGGCAACAAATCaatgaagcatataattcatttaacctaggttctattcttcatcacaaataaaaattgcaatttgtcacaaacacttagaatcctagactattaggtgaatagtaatcctaagatgacggtagagtaaagtaaaacctaatttagcggccgtctaaacaagattaaaacaataatcataacattgaacatagaagaatagaagcaatttgatataatggaaactaaaaattaacattcaataatgaaattaagaacTCATGTTTCGGGTTTTGAAATAACCCTTAACTAAAAGAAAGCTACTCAGAACTAGACATtataaaaatcataatatttaatttgtagtTTTTGGATTCCCCCCATTTGTAGTCTAAGAGGTCTTATTTATAGTAATGGGAAAGTTAGTTGAATCCTattagaattaggattctatttatagTGGATAGATAAATCCTCTTAGAATTAGAATTctatttataatagtattaggaAATATCTCGGATAAAGATAACTCATCTTTTAAACAAAAGATAAAAATCGCAACTCTTCTTGaaaatttatctttattttcgctatcttttttttagaaatttcctactgcgacgactgatagtattttggccataactttctTGATATTactcggaattggacgattcaagatgttctagaaagctaagaacgagatctaaaactttcatgttGAGCTCCAAGTCCAATTCTGCTTTTAAGTTCGTCCGAATTTGCAATTAAGTTCCGCCTTGTATAATCGAGCTCGCCGACTTTCATTATTTTCCACCAAAATATGTTAAAATCCCTCCAAAAGACTCTAAATGGATGAATAGtatttaaaataatctaataaattaaaatcacactaatcaataatttaaagaatcaatttaagaatattaataaataaattaatcatatttataagataaatatgGACTCATCAAATTCCCCCACACTTGACTcttgctcgtcctcgagtaagttAATGAATGATACTTAAACAAATCGgtctttatgaaaaataattttagtttcaAAAATTGTACATCCACTTATAAGTCCAAGAAAATCCAAACTCTTCAATCATTAGAATTTCAACTCAAGATAAATTACTTTTCAAACccaattttttgtgtgtgtgtgtgtgcaaTCAAATCATCATACTACTAACATTCAAATCAATTCATGCATGTCAACAATCAATGTTTGCCTCAAAATAAATGTGTATTTCAACAAAAATCTACTCCataagcttaattattaaaccATTCTCCACTAATGTAATCACACATAATTTAAAGATCAATAGGACTTTAGAGGGTTATAATGTAAGGCTAGAGTGAAAGGTAGATAAAGAAGGTTAATTTGGGCTCAAATCACACCATAACATACATATACAACATTCTCTCAAATAATTCCTATTTGTGTTCCCCAATCACTCTCCTCAACAATTCAATCTTGtatcttttgtttttttctaTAAAACTTACTATTCCCCCACATTTAAATTGTTGCAAGTATTCATTCTAagggaataataataattttttctcGTCATCACATATACATAACCATGAATATTTTCTCATCAACAAAACTCTCACATCTTTACATAAAACATCAATATACTATGGTGTGAAAAAGGATGAATAAGGATTTTCTTTAGGCTTAATGGTTATTGTATAGggctaaaaagaaaaaaaagatgtCAACATTTAGGCTCAAATTGCGTAAAAGTAGGGATTTAAGAAATAGGGTAGGCTTGAAAAGCTCAATcggtccaaaaaaaaaattgcctaTATCATATCTTAAAATCATGCACAATTTATTAATTTCGCCTCAAATGATTATCAAACAAGTTCTAGAGTGGTTGAGACTTTAAAAGAAAAGTCAAGCATGCATTCATCTTTCCAAACATTAGCAAATATGATAATTCAATTGATGTGAAAAAGTTTTTTAAGTTTGAGCAGTAATTATTCTGAGTTAAGCACACAAATCATGAGAATCTATCAATTTCCTAGAATTATAACTAGAATTTCATCatcaacaaaattattttcCCTAAGACCATGCATAACACATCAAAGTAAAAACACATATCAAACACGAGCAATCATTGTCAACAGAATTTCATTCAATCCACACTTACTAAAATTAAagtaagaaaataatataaactaaaaaaacgataaaaataaacaaataaataactaaacaactaaaaaaaaattggatagaCACGACAGTTAATCTCCCCCCACACTTAATATAAGCATTGTCCTCAAGGCtcaatcaaataaaatcaatgcaaaataaaaagaaaagggtAAGAAAAACTCCCGTAAGGTTGCTTTGTTTAACGTCGTTAGCTCGACTGCATGTTGTGCTCATGTGGTCTTCACGTTGGGTCTTCTAACAAAGACACATTCTTTATGTATTTATGAATGGAATCTAACACATTGAATTTGAGTGTTTCACCATCAAATTCCATTCTAAATATCCATGCTTTTGTATCCAACTTCTCACTCGCAGAGTAAGAAGGGTCTCCCAAATAGAGTTGATGTAGGATTGGGATCACCCTCATCTTCCATCTCAATTATGTAGAAATCACCTGGAATGACAAGTCCATAAGCCTGCACAAAAATATCTTTAACTATCCCTAAAGGATAAGCATTAGTTTGATCTGTCAATTGAATAAAAATCTGAGTTTTTCTTGATGGACCAAGACTTAAAGAAGCAAAATTAGAATAAgacatattattaataatttctcctAAATCTATCATGCAATGATTAAACCTGGTTTTActaattgtgcatggaattgtACTGGTCTCAGGCAACAACTTTCTTTGATGAACAACAACATTCTCATTCTCCCCCACACTTACTTTCTCACCTCCATTCAACTTTTTCTCATTTGGACACAACTCCTTAAGAATGTTAGCACAATGAGTCTCTTCTTTGATTTCCTCAAGACATGGAATTTTTACCTCAATATTAGGAAGAGTCTCAAGGATCTCCTTAAtgggctcctctttctttgattttttcaatctaCTTGGAAAAGGTGGAGGAGGGACATAAGTTGGTACAATTGGTTTGTATGACTTTTTCAGTGATGGTGGACCAACTAAAGTAAGAGATTCAACCTTTGGTGGAGATGACTCTTCAAGCGAAGAATTTCTGACTTCATGACTTGGAATCAAATCATTAACTTCTTGGTGTGGTGATTCAAGTTGTATACCACTTTGGACAGTGATACCACTGTCATTCTCTATTGGATCACTCTCTACTTGTGAAGGCATAATGTTTGAACATTGAATTTCATATTCACTTGTAGATGTTTCCCTTGACTCCGCAGGATTCTCTAACTTTTGTAGAGATTGTTGAAAGATctgcatatttttctaaaagttTTGCTGACACTGTATCATATTTTGTTTAATCTCCAAAGTAGCAGCCTTCAAAGAGTTGCTCATATCAATAAGAGCACGTTCTAGATCTGGTGATAGTACAGGAGGATAGTAAGAAGTTGGTTGAACATATTGATTATTTCCATTGTAGGAAGTGTTAGAATAATCTCCCGATTGCtaattgtatgtgtaagtgtcaTAGTAGGGATTATATTGATACTCTTGTGGCGAGGTATAATAAGGATCATAGTATTGTTGATTGTATATCGCCATGTTTCTAAAGGAAGATCTGAAAATTAAAACCACAACTAGAAGCACaagttagtaaaaaaaaattaaaaaaaatagaaaaaaaaaattctaataaatttttctttaaatatctatcttttattttgattttttttttttaaaaaaaaaattaattatttattcttctaattttctttttttaaaaaaaaaattaaaaatactaaaaactaaatatgaatagtaaaataaaataatagtccccggcaacggcgcaaAAAATTTGATGCGTGCCGTAAGCCAcaacaaatttactatttttttttttaattccaatacttccaattattttattataatcgtaagtaagggtcgatcccacaaggactatgtttattcaattattCACAAATTAGTAAGAATTAGGAAAAAGAGGGGTTTTGaagattataataaaaataaaaattaaagaaaagaacaaaTTTAAAGTAAAGAATACGATATGAGAAATAGTTAAAGGTTGTTCGCCACCCTCAACAATCATTTCTAATTCCTATTAAAGAGTGTAATTTTTAGTTACCAATCAAACTATTAATCCCGCAGATAAcgcagaagcagtcaacaaatcgagagagttatggccaaaatactattaaTTCATGTTTCGGGTTTTGAAATAACccttaactaaaagaaaactactcagaactagacattataaaaatcataatatttaatttgtagtTTTTGGATTCTCCCCATTTGTAGTCTAAGAGGTCTTATTTATAGTAATGGGAAAGTTAGTTGAATCCTattagaattaggattctatttatagTGGATAGATAAATCCTCTTAGAATTAGAATTctatttataatagtattaggaAATATCTCGGATAAAGATAACTCATCTTTTAAACAAAAGATAAAAATCGCCACTCTTCTGGaaaatttatctttattttcgctatttttttttagaaatttcctGCTGCgatgactgatagtattttggccataactctctcgatattacTCGGAATTGGACAATTCAAGATGTTCTAGAAAGCTAAGAACGAGATCTAAAACTCTCATGTTGAGCTCCAAGTCCAATTCTGCCTTTAAGTTCGTCCGAATTTGCAATTAAGTTCCGCCTTGTATAATCGAGCTCGCCGACTTTCATTATTTTCCACCAAAATATGTTAAAATCCCTCCAAAAGACTCTAAATGGATGAATAGTATTTAAAATAATCtaacaaattaaaatcacactaatcaataatttaaagaatcaatttaagaatattaataaattaattaatcatatttataagataaatatgGACTCATCAACACCGTTGCTTCTTATAATGAAACCTTGAATATGGAATTACGTGGTACTAAGCGTAAAATGGATAATGAAAAATCAAGTTCCTTATGGCACAAACGGTTAGGTCACATCTCTAGAAATAGAGTTGAGCGACTTGTGTCTGATGGAATTTTAGATTCAATTGATTTTTCAGACTTTGATGTTTGGATTGAATGCATCAAAGGCAAACAGACCAAAACTAAGAAATTGGGTGCGAAAAGAGCTATAGATGTCTTAGAATTGATACAtacagatatttgtgggccatttcctacaccttcttggaatggtcaacaatattttgcatcattcatagatgattactcaagatATGCGTACCTATTTCTGCTTCATGAAAAGTCCCAAGTATTGgacatgttcaaatcttttaaggctgaagttgagaatcaacttagcgAAAGAATAAAGCAAGTCATGTCTGAccgtggtggtgagtactatgGCAGATATGACGGATCAAGTGAACAACGTCGAGGACCTTTTGCCAAATATCTAGAGGAGTGTGGAATTGTCCCACAGTACACTATGCCAGGATctcctagcatgaatggtgttgctaAAAGACGAAACCGTACTCTTAAAGATATGGTAAGGAGTATGATCAGTCATTCAACCTTACCAGAATCACTCTGGGGAGAGGCACTTAAGACAGCAGCCTACATTTTGAATAGGGTACCAACTAAAGCAGctgcaaaaacaccttatgagcaTTGGACAGGGCGAAAGCCTAGTCTTAAGCACTTTcatgtttggggatgtccagctgaAGCTAGGCCTTATAGGCCAAATGAAAAGAAGTTGGAACCCAAAATTGTGagcagctactttattggaTATTCTGAACGATCTAGGGGTttcaagttttatgatcccaaagTAAAGAATATATTTGAAACGGGAACTACAAAGTTTTTTGAGGATATTGAGTTTAGGGGGAGAAATACGGTTAAAGACTTAATTTTTTAGGAGGATTTAAAATCAACCACTTCTCTTGAAGATGAGTTGATTCCAATTCCATTAGTTGCTTTTGACAATGTTCAGGATTTCAATCCTAATATTGATCAAGTTTTAGATCAAGAGCAACCAAACATAGTCAATCAAACCCCAGAGGTACAAACTCAACAACCTCAAGAACAAGTGCCTTTGCGACGATCcactagagaaagaagaaatgctattaatccagatgaatacatagtgtatcttcaagaacatgaaGATGGCATTGAAATGATgaaagatgatccaatcaactttcatcaggccatgaaaagttttaactctcaaaagtggaatgatgccatgaatgaagagaataagtctatgcaagataataaagtttgggaagttgtcccattaccagaaggtgtaaaaccaattggttgtaaatggatatttaaaaccaagagggatgaaaatggtaatgtggtgaggtttaaggcatgtcttgtagcaaaaggctatactcagaaagaaggcattgattataaagagactttctctccgATTTCATTGAAAGACTCTTTTAGAATAATAATGGCACTTGCTGCTCACTTTGATattgagttacatcagatggatgttaaaacagtGTTTCTTAATGGagacattgatgagacaatttatatggagcaaccataaaactttgtggttggtgacccaaagaatatggtttgcaaattaaaaaaaatccatctatggactcaagcaagcttcccgtcaatggtaccacaaatttcatcaagtggttctcttatttggttttgagatgaatgtTGTTGATGATTGTGTGTATCATAAGTTTAGTGGGAGTAAGTGCATATTTCTagttctatatgtcgatgacatattgcttgccactaatgatataggcttattgcacgaaactAAGAGATTACTATCTAAgcattttgagatgaaagatcttggtgatgcctTTTTTGTTTTAGGAATTCAAGTACATCAAGACCGTTCTCGGGatattcttggattatcacaaaagagctatatcgataaagtactcaaacggtttggcatgcaagattgtagaccaggtgatacctctgtcgttaaaggagacaaattttgtcttaaaCAATGCCCGAAAGGAAGCCTTGAAATTCAGGAAATGCAAAAGATTCTCTACGCTTCAgct
This window harbors:
- the LOC115699933 gene encoding uncharacterized protein LOC115699933 — its product is MQIFQQSLQKLENPAESRETSTSEYEIQCSNIMPSQVESDPIENDSGITVQSGIQLESPHQEVNDLIPSHEVRNSSLEESSPPKVESLTLVGPPSLKKSYKPIVPTYVPPPPFPSRLKKSKKEEPIKEILETLPNIEVKIPCLEEIKEETHCANILKELCPNEKKLNGGEKVSVGENENVVVHQRKLLPETSTIPCTISKTRFNHCMIDLGEIINNMSYSNFASLSLGPSRKTQIFIQLTDQTNAYPLGIVKDIFVQAYGLVIPGDFYIIEMEDEGDPNPTSTLFGRPFLLCE